The following are from one region of the Strix aluco isolate bStrAlu1 chromosome 30, bStrAlu1.hap1, whole genome shotgun sequence genome:
- the UFC1 gene encoding ubiquitin-fold modifier-conjugating enzyme 1 isoform X1, with amino-acid sequence MAEEAARRAVAELPLLRTAAGPRDREGWAPRLKEEYRALIQYVENNKRADNDWFRLESNAEGTRWSGRCWYIHELLKYEFALEFDIPVTYPATAPEIAIPELDGKTAKMYSWAPGWPWRSPTSSPKASSSTRRSERLGGGAHTHPPPAAPAASLLPLNKRFSPGLAPACCSGAPGEGAAPPPSPRRRPTGTLYRRTLSL; translated from the exons ATGGCGGaggaggcggcgcggcgggcggtgGCGGAGCTGCCGCTGCTGCggacggcggcggggccgcgggacCGGGAGGGGTGGGCGCCGCGGCTGAAGGAGGAGTACCGGGCCCTCATCCAG tACGTGGAGAACAACAAACGCGCCGACAATGACTGGTTCCGCCTGGAGTCCAACGCCGAGGGCACCCG GTGGTCCGGGAGGTGCTGGTACATCCACGAGCTGCTCAAGTACGAGTTCGCCCTCGAGTTTGAT ATCCCGGTGACCTATCCCGCCACCGCGCCCGAGATCGCCATCCCCGAGCTGGACGGGAAGACGGCCAAGATGTACAG CTGGGCCCCTGGCTGGCCGTGGAGATCCCCGACCTCGTCGCCAAAGGCCTCATCCAGCACAAGGAGAAGTGAGCGGCTGGGGGGGGGtgcacacacccacccccccccggctgcTCCCGCCGCTTCGCTGCTGCCCCTCAATAAACGCTTCAGCCCTGGCCTTGCCCCCGCCTGCTGCTCCGGGGCTCCCGGTGAGGGGGCggcccccccgcccagcccccgGCGCCGTCCTACAGGAACGCTTTACCGGCGGACGCTGTCGCTTTAA
- the UFC1 gene encoding ubiquitin-fold modifier-conjugating enzyme 1 isoform X2 yields MAEEAARRAVAELPLLRTAAGPRDREGWAPRLKEEYRALIQYVENNKRADNDWFRLESNAEGTRWSGRCWYIHELLKYEFALEFDIPVTYPATAPEIAIPELDGKTAKMYRGGKICLSDHFKPLWARNVPKFGLAHLMALGLGPWLAVEIPDLVAKGLIQHKEK; encoded by the exons ATGGCGGaggaggcggcgcggcgggcggtgGCGGAGCTGCCGCTGCTGCggacggcggcggggccgcgggacCGGGAGGGGTGGGCGCCGCGGCTGAAGGAGGAGTACCGGGCCCTCATCCAG tACGTGGAGAACAACAAACGCGCCGACAATGACTGGTTCCGCCTGGAGTCCAACGCCGAGGGCACCCG GTGGTCCGGGAGGTGCTGGTACATCCACGAGCTGCTCAAGTACGAGTTCGCCCTCGAGTTTGAT ATCCCGGTGACCTATCCCGCCACCGCGCCCGAGATCGCCATCCCCGAGCTGGACGGGAAGACGGCCAAGATGTACAG ggGGGGCAAGATCTGCCTCAGCGACCACTTCAAGCCCCTCTGGGCCAGGAACGTCCCCAAATTCGGCCTGGCCCATCTGATGGCTCTGGGG CTGGGCCCCTGGCTGGCCGTGGAGATCCCCGACCTCGTCGCCAAAGGCCTCATCCAGCACAAGGAGAAGTGA